The nucleotide window CGAATTCCTGTCCGAATATGGGACCGAAGATAAGTGCCAAGACTCATTATTCAGACTTAGATGGCCGCATGGTTTTAGTTGTCCGAATTGCGGCGGTTCGAAATTTTGCGAGCTCAAATCAAGAGATCTGTACC belongs to Desulforegula conservatrix Mb1Pa and includes:
- a CDS encoding transposase, with amino-acid sequence MAKNMIQFQKGKSIHEFLSEYGTEDKCQDSLFRLRWPHGFSCPNCGGSKFCELKSRDLY